A genomic stretch from Gorilla gorilla gorilla isolate KB3781 chromosome 20, NHGRI_mGorGor1-v2.1_pri, whole genome shotgun sequence includes:
- the FAM32A gene encoding protein FAM32A isoform X1 has protein sequence MEAYEQVQKGPLKLKGVAELGVTKRKKKKKDKDKAKLLEAMGTSKKNEEEKRRGLDKRTPAQAAFEKMQEKRQMERILKKASKTHKQRVEDFNRHLDTLTEHYDIPKVSWTK, from the exons ATGGAGGCCTACGAGCAGGTCCAAAAGGGACCACTGAAGCTGAAAGGCGTCGCAGAGCTGGGAGTGACCAAGCG gaagaagaaaaagaaggacaaaGACAAAGCGAAACTCCTGGAAGCAATGGGAACGAGTAAAAAGAACGAGGAGGAGAAGCGGCGCGGCCTGGACAAGCGGACCCCGGCCCAGGCGGCCTTCGAGAAAATGCAGGAGAAGCgg CAAATGGAAAGGATCCTAAAGAAGGCATCCAAAACCCACAAGCAGAGAGTGGAG GACTTCAACAGACACCTGGACACACTCACAGAGCATTACGACATTCCCAAAGTCAGCTGGACGAAGTAG
- the FAM32A gene encoding protein FAM32A isoform X2 codes for MEAYEQVQKGPLKLKGVAELGVTKRKKKKKDKDKAKLLEAMGTSKKNEEEKRRGLDKRTPAQAAFEKMQEKRDFNRHLDTLTEHYDIPKVSWTK; via the exons ATGGAGGCCTACGAGCAGGTCCAAAAGGGACCACTGAAGCTGAAAGGCGTCGCAGAGCTGGGAGTGACCAAGCG gaagaagaaaaagaaggacaaaGACAAAGCGAAACTCCTGGAAGCAATGGGAACGAGTAAAAAGAACGAGGAGGAGAAGCGGCGCGGCCTGGACAAGCGGACCCCGGCCCAGGCGGCCTTCGAGAAAATGCAGGAGAAGCgg GACTTCAACAGACACCTGGACACACTCACAGAGCATTACGACATTCCCAAAGTCAGCTGGACGAAGTAG